A DNA window from Ostrea edulis chromosome 5, xbOstEdul1.1, whole genome shotgun sequence contains the following coding sequences:
- the LOC125649975 gene encoding thymidine kinase 2, mitochondrial-like: MTQNLLFSVNANTFEEPVKKWRDVNGYNALAHLYEDPSRWGLTLQTYVQLTMLEQHQKKTDKPVKLMERSIYSAKNCFVENLYISGVMPGLEYIVLTEWYNWIIKNNHCNVDLLVYLQTKPETVYNRIKARNRSEEQNITLEYLQQLHDLHEEWMVKKTKFSLPSKVLIIPADKDLEEMYAIYNSREKDILCGVS, translated from the exons ACATTTGAAGAGCCTGTGAAGAAGTGGAGAGATGTCAATGGTTATAATGCTTTG GCTCATTTGTATGAAGATCCTAGTCGGTGGGGACTTACATTGCAGACCTATGTACAACTCACCATGCTTGAGCAACACCAGAAAAAGACG GACAAGCCAGTAAAATTGATGGAACGCTCAATATACAGTGCCAAGAATTGTTTTGTGGAAAATCTTTATATTAG TGGTGTGATGCCAGGCCTGGAGTATATTGTGCTTACGGAGTGGTATAACTGGATTATCAAAAACAACCACTGCAATGTAGATCTTTTAG tttatttacAAACCAAACCAGAGACTGTGTACAACAGAATAAAGGCGAGAAATCGGAGTGAGGAACAAAACATCACGCTG GAGTATCTGCAGCAATTACATGATTTACACGAGGAGTGGATGGTGAAAAAAACGAAGTTCTCACTACCGTCTAAAGTTTTG ATAATACCAGCTGACAAAGACCTGGAAGAAATGTATGCGATTTATAACAGCAGAGAAAAAGACATTTTATGTGGTGTGTCATGA
- the LOC125651970 gene encoding probable tubulin polyglutamylase ttll-15, with protein MNFSSSYLKLQDGPLPTFGKPKPKMKKPSRLFSLVIVVLGLGIILTILNIYELHKMKETGVLQQANQPVVEGKTGKYAVRTPVVWVAGKKLESGYLKHVFGVFDRIGYALGNGESDWDVLWSHEYPFEQLAKKMSVLKPHQKVNHFPGSGYITNKVSLAVSDNPYIPRAFKIPKEKDKFLNYARENPETLWVQKRNSHRGIRIKRVQELDLTDKDSFVQMFVDRPFLIDGRKFDIGVYTILTSINPLRVYTLDSDALFRFCSHDYYPFDARDIKKYVVGDDYTPVWEIPSLKKLYRDLNFNFKETFNAYLESNGHNSRKLWSDISSAIKTVYLQKEAAIISSTSRYSSSRNFFEMVRFDFALDEDLNVYLMEVNMSPNLSSGHFHENTRLYEQVVFNLLSLVLVTRPVTNDFSKSSEDEANMRVSDKDISVFPEWCLSKACLHSCGDEVCKLCSQCLSMAMKETLKLAYLEHVNKGNCGRVLPRKMNEEFALQWTPSSNDPEFQTLNLKNKLMYMWIVGKCRQSATWC; from the exons GACGGCCCTCTGCCAACGTTTGGAAAACCTAAGCCCAAAATGAAGAAGCCCAGCCGACTATTTTCTCTGGTGATTGTAGTGTTGGGGCTGGGGATCATTCTGACGATATTGAATATCTATGAACttcataaaatgaaagaaaCTGGTGTTCTACAGCAAGCTAACCAGCCAGTGGTGGAAGGGAAGACAGGAAAGTATGCTGTCAGGACACCGGTTGTCTGGGTAGCAGGCAAAAAG CTGGAGTCTGGGTACCTGAAACACGTTTTTGGGGTATTTGACAGGATTGGATATGCTCTTGGTAATGGCGAGTCAGATTGGGATGTGTTGTGGTCTCATGAGTATCCATTCGAACAGCTGGCCAAGAAAATGTCTGTCCTGAAGCCCCATCAGAAG GTAAACCATTTCCCAGGGTCAGGGTACATCACCAACAAGGTCAGTTTGGCCGTCTCTGACAACCCCTACATACCCAGGGCATTCAAGATCCCTAAGGAGAAGGACAAATTTCTTAACTAT GCTAGGGAGAACCCTGAAACCCTGTGGGTCCAGAAGAGGAACAGCCATAGAGGAATCAGGATCAAACGCGTGCAGG AGTTGGACCTGACAGATAAAGACTCATTCGTCCAGATGTTTGTGGACAGACCATTCCTCATCGATGGCAG GAAGTTCGACATTGGTGTGTATACCATACTGACGTCAATAAATCCCTTGAGAGTTTATACGCTGGACTCGGATGCCCTGTTCAG GTTCTGTTCCCATGACTACTACCCATTTGATGCTAGAGACATCAAAAAGTATGTCGTTGGAGATGACTACACACCAGTGTGGGAG ATTCCATCATTGAAGAAGCTGTACAGAgatttaaatttcaactttaaAGAAACTTTCAATGCCTATTTAGAAAGTAATG GTCACAATTCTCGTAAGCTTTGGAGTGATATCAGTTCTGCCATTAAAACCGTGTACTTACAAAAGGAGGCTGCTATTATTTCTTCAACAAGTCGATATTCTTCTTCGAG AAATTTCTTTGAAATGGTTCGGTTTGACTTTGCCTTAGATGAGGATTTAAATGTTTATCTGATGGAG GTGAATATGTCTCCTAATCTGTCCTCTGGACACTTCCATGAAAACACCAGGCTGTATGAACAAGTGGTTTTTAATTTACTGAGTCTGGTCCTTGTCACTAGACCAGTTACCAACGATTTCAGTAAAAG TTCAGAGGATGAGGCCAACATGAGGGTTTCTGACAAAGACATTTCCGTATTCCCCGAGTGGTGCCTCAGTAAGGCCTGTCTACACAGCTGTGGAGATGAG GTTTGTAAATTGTGTAGCCAGTGTCTGTCTATGGCGATGAAGGAAACCCTGAAGTTGGCCTATCTAGAGCATGTCAATAAAGGAAACTGTGGCCGTGTTTTGCCCAGGAAAATG AATGAAGAGTTTGCCTTGCAGTGGACTCCGTCTTCTAATGACCCCGAGTTCCAGACTCTGAActtgaaaaacaaattaatgtacatgtgGATTGTGGGCAAGTGTCGACAGAGTGCCACCTGGTGTTAA